One stretch of Pradoshia sp. D12 DNA includes these proteins:
- a CDS encoding ATP-grasp domain-containing protein codes for MERKYGWLIYNGSLLSPKFMEIHDWYKESASKKGIILDLVKNTELFSVIEGNQTIIKSERQHARPDFILFLDKDIRLANQLEQMGYRLFNKASVIEVCDSKIMTFQALADHSIKLPKTIFSPLTFTNTLEKDHSFIEFIERELSYPIVIKEAYGSFGEQVYLVQTREELEKKRKELLQIPHLYQEFIKNSKGRDVRVHVVGDKVVASMLRTSETDFRANVTNGGVMHEYVLPKEFEELAIKASKIIGADFSGVDLLFGEEEEPILCEVNSNAHIKNIYDCTGIDVTEHIFDYILRMV; via the coding sequence ATGGAAAGAAAGTATGGATGGTTAATCTATAATGGGAGTTTGCTGTCTCCAAAATTTATGGAAATCCATGATTGGTATAAAGAGTCAGCTTCAAAAAAAGGAATCATTCTCGACTTAGTTAAAAATACAGAATTATTCTCTGTTATTGAAGGAAATCAAACCATTATTAAAAGTGAAAGACAGCATGCACGGCCGGATTTTATTTTGTTCTTGGATAAGGATATTCGTCTGGCAAATCAGTTGGAACAGATGGGTTATCGACTGTTTAACAAGGCTTCCGTGATTGAAGTGTGTGATAGCAAAATCATGACATTCCAGGCACTGGCTGATCATTCAATTAAATTACCGAAAACTATATTTTCCCCGTTGACTTTTACAAATACATTGGAAAAGGATCATTCATTTATTGAGTTTATTGAAAGGGAATTATCCTATCCGATTGTTATTAAAGAGGCCTACGGATCTTTTGGTGAGCAGGTGTATCTGGTACAAACCCGTGAAGAATTGGAGAAAAAGAGAAAAGAACTACTTCAAATCCCACATCTTTATCAGGAATTCATTAAAAACAGTAAAGGCAGAGACGTAAGAGTTCATGTGGTAGGTGACAAAGTGGTGGCGTCTATGCTGCGAACTTCCGAAACAGATTTTAGAGCAAACGTGACAAATGGTGGGGTCATGCATGAATATGTTCTTCCGAAAGAATTTGAAGAACTGGCAATTAAGGCAAGTAAGATTATCGGAGCTGATTTTAGTGGAGTGGATCTTTTGTTTGGCGAAGAGGAAGAACCGATTCTTTGTGAAGTAAATTCAAATGCTCATATAAAAAATATCTATGATTGTACAGGTATTGATGTAACTGAGCATATCTTCGATTATATTTTGCGGATGGTGTGA
- a CDS encoding ATP-grasp domain-containing protein produces MSLIIDNGKLSVYMEEGNSLQPDFVINRTRDSQISLHFELMGCRVFNNSQVTDICNHKAKTHQMINSHGIKSVKTAISFTEGQSLLNYPLILKTNSGHGGTDVFKVDCKTELTKQMGELNKGDVILQEMCDNPGVDVRVFVLGREIIGAVKRYSSNSFKSNFSLGGKAERYTLSENQENLVNKISMIFDFDFVGIDFLIGQDGEFLFNEIEDAVGTRTLYQQYDFDVVHMYLKYINKQMVDMCAK; encoded by the coding sequence TTGAGTTTAATAATTGATAATGGAAAATTGTCCGTTTATATGGAGGAGGGGAATTCACTTCAACCGGATTTCGTCATTAACCGCACCCGAGACAGTCAAATAAGTCTTCATTTTGAATTAATGGGGTGCAGAGTTTTTAACAATTCTCAAGTGACGGATATTTGTAATCATAAAGCTAAAACACATCAAATGATTAACAGCCATGGAATAAAATCTGTGAAGACGGCAATCTCATTCACTGAGGGACAGTCGCTATTAAATTATCCACTTATCTTGAAGACCAACAGCGGCCATGGTGGGACGGATGTTTTTAAAGTAGATTGCAAAACAGAATTAACTAAGCAGATGGGGGAGCTTAATAAGGGGGATGTTATCCTACAGGAAATGTGTGATAATCCCGGTGTTGATGTGCGAGTCTTCGTACTGGGCAGAGAGATTATTGGAGCGGTTAAACGTTATTCCAGCAACAGCTTTAAGTCCAATTTTTCACTTGGCGGAAAGGCAGAGCGTTATACTTTATCTGAGAACCAAGAGAATTTAGTAAATAAAATAAGTATGATATTTGATTTTGACTTTGTAGGTATCGATTTTCTCATCGGCCAGGACGGAGAATTCCTGTTCAACGAAATAGAAGATGCAGTAGGTACCCGTACACTTTACCAACAATATGACTTTGATGTTGTACATATGTATCTGAAATATATTAATAAACAAATGGTTGATATGTGCGCAAAATAA
- a CDS encoding YqcI/YcgG family protein, producing MNHLLIKSDFKKGNLLPRWLNEAYNYWSSTVSDNQFPCHFGMKAERDGLLRYTYCENHNFSALPHTLSEFLKLSRKNPSIRYALVLFVEPELNYQHLDYDYYNANFWSILSYLHEQDDKEWSNDIPLDPDDPHWEFVFNGEPIFVSGNAPFYQNRITRNLGDCLIMIFQPRRIFADTSYTTPHGRKAIEVIRKKVEKIENMPYHPDLGGYEDLSKREWKQYLITDDCNPIKGTCPMRNTLLSSGKGNQKKEKPC from the coding sequence ATGAACCATTTACTGATTAAATCTGACTTTAAAAAGGGGAATCTTCTTCCGAGGTGGCTGAATGAGGCCTATAACTATTGGAGTTCTACTGTCAGTGACAATCAATTCCCATGTCACTTTGGCATGAAAGCAGAGCGAGATGGCCTCCTCCGCTATACGTATTGTGAGAATCATAATTTTTCTGCGCTTCCACATACACTTAGCGAATTTCTCAAACTTTCAAGGAAGAATCCATCTATTCGGTATGCATTGGTTCTTTTCGTAGAGCCTGAACTTAATTATCAGCACCTTGATTATGATTATTATAATGCCAATTTTTGGAGTATTTTATCCTATTTGCACGAACAGGATGATAAAGAATGGTCCAATGATATTCCCCTTGATCCAGATGATCCCCATTGGGAATTTGTTTTCAACGGGGAACCTATCTTTGTATCTGGCAATGCTCCTTTTTACCAAAATCGTATTACCCGAAATCTAGGTGATTGCCTAATCATGATTTTTCAGCCAAGAAGAATTTTTGCTGATACGTCTTATACTACTCCACATGGCAGAAAAGCAATTGAGGTTATTAGAAAAAAAGTTGAGAAGATTGAAAACATGCCGTATCATCCAGATTTAGGCGGCTATGAGGATTTATCCAAGAGAGAATGGAAACAGTATTTAATTACGGATGATTGCAATCCAATTAAAGGAACTTGTCCAATGAGGAATACTCTATTATCATCTGGTAAAGGTAATCAGAAAAAGGAAAAACCATGCTAA
- a CDS encoding TIGR01777 family oxidoreductase yields the protein MRKKVVITGGTGFIGQYFEKQFHSMGYDVLIISRSNEHINWDNNGEIRKALEGAELLVNLAGKSVNCRYNTSNKQEIVMSRTETTAILGSALLECTTPPPLWINSSTATIYRHAEDRPMTEKKGEIGSGFSVDVAKAWEETFFNFELPHTRKVALRIAIVLGESGGVMTPYKNLVTFGLGGYQGSGRQMFSWIHIEDLFQIVLFLKNREDLEGVFNCSSPHPLTNRELMTHLRNSMNRKIGLPTPAWMLKAGAILIRTEPELVLKSRWVLPERLEQAGYTFKYKNLKDALKDIFK from the coding sequence ATGAGAAAGAAGGTCGTGATTACTGGGGGGACAGGTTTTATTGGTCAGTATTTTGAGAAGCAGTTTCATTCAATGGGATATGATGTGCTTATCATTTCCAGAAGTAACGAACATATTAACTGGGATAATAATGGTGAAATAAGGAAAGCGCTTGAAGGGGCCGAGTTATTGGTTAATTTGGCTGGAAAATCGGTAAATTGCCGCTATAATACCAGTAATAAGCAGGAAATTGTCATGTCTAGAACTGAAACAACAGCTATATTGGGTAGTGCTCTCCTTGAGTGCACGACTCCACCGCCTCTGTGGATTAATTCAAGTACTGCCACAATATACAGACATGCGGAAGATCGACCTATGACAGAGAAAAAGGGTGAGATCGGAAGCGGCTTTTCAGTTGATGTTGCTAAAGCGTGGGAAGAAACATTTTTTAACTTTGAATTACCGCATACAAGAAAAGTTGCCTTAAGAATTGCAATTGTATTAGGGGAAAGCGGCGGAGTAATGACTCCGTATAAAAATCTCGTTACGTTTGGCCTTGGAGGTTATCAGGGATCTGGACGACAAATGTTTAGCTGGATACATATTGAAGATTTATTTCAAATTGTTCTCTTTCTTAAGAACAGAGAAGACTTGGAGGGGGTATTTAATTGCTCCTCACCCCATCCACTCACCAATCGTGAATTAATGACTCACCTTCGTAACAGTATGAACAGAAAAATTGGCCTCCCCACACCAGCGTGGATGCTTAAGGCAGGTGCAATTCTAATCAGAACTGAGCCGGAGCTTGTTTTAAAAAGTCGCTGGGTACTCCCTGAAAGGCTTGAACAAGCGGGATATACGTTTAAATATAAAAATTTGAAAGATGCTTTAAAAGATATATTTAAATGA